One genomic region from Hirundo rustica isolate bHirRus1 chromosome 5, bHirRus1.pri.v3, whole genome shotgun sequence encodes:
- the NDNF gene encoding protein NDNF isoform X1 codes for MLSANTRMRLLRCPLLLLLLLLPLGSRPQKLPTRDEELFQMQIRDKAFFHDSSVIPDGAEISSYLFRDTPKRYFFVVEEDNTPLAVTVTPCDAPLEWKLSVQELPEEASGEGSGDPEPLEQQKQQITNEEGTELFSYKGNDVEYFVSSSSPSGLYQLDLLSTEKDTHFKVYATTTPESDQPYPELPYDPRIDVTSLGRTTVTLAWKPSPTASLLRQPIQYCIVINKEHNFKSLCAVEAKLSSDDAFMMAPKPGLDFSPFDFAHFGFPADNNYGKERGFLKSSKFGRQTSPKLRVDLHRVCIGNKNIFTVSDLKPDTQYYFDMFAVNTNTNMSTAYVGTFARTKEEAKQKTIELKDGKVTDVFIKRKGAKFLRFAPVSSHQKVIFSIHSCLDAVQIQVRRDGKLLLSQSVEGVRQFQLRGKAKAKYLIRLKGSKKGASMLKILATTRLNKQSFPSLPEDTRIKAFDKLRTCSSVTVAWLGTQERNKFCIYKREVDDNYNEEQKKREQNQCLGPDTRKKSEKVLCKYFHSQNIQKAVTTETIRGLQPGKSYLLDVYVIGHGGHSVKYQSKLVKTRKFC; via the exons GATGCGCCTGCTGCGCTGcccgctgctgctcctgctgctgctgctgccgcttgGCTCCAGGCCCCAGAAGTTGCCCACCAGGGATGAGGAGCTCTTCCAGATGCAGATCCGGGACAAGGCGTTTTTCCATGACTCATCAGTCATCCCCGACGGAGCTGAAATCAGCAGCTACCTCTTCCGAGACACCCCCAAAAG GTATTTCTTTGTGGTTGAAGAGGACAACACTCCCttagcagtgacagtgacaccgTGTGATGCCCCTCTGGAGTGGAAACTGAGTGTGCAGGAGCTCCCAGAGGAAGCCAGTGGGGAAGGATCAG GTGACCCAGAGCCCCTTGAGCAACAGAAACAGCAGATTACCAATGAGGAAGGCACGGAGCTCTTCTCCTACAAAGGTAATGATGTGGAGTACTTCGTATCCTCTAGTTCCCCATCTGGGCTGTACCAGCTGGATCTGCTGTCGACAGAGAAAGACACCCATTTTAAAGTGTATGCAACCACGACTCCAGAGTCAGATCAGCCTTATCCCGAGTTACCTTATGATCCCAGAATCGATGTCACCTCTCTGGGACGTACAACGGTGACACTGGCATGGAaacccagccccacagcctcccTACTGAGACAGCCCATCCAGTACTGCATAGTCATCAACAAAGAGCACAACTTCAAAAGCCTCTGTGCTGTCGAAGCCAAGCTCAGCTCCGATGATGCCTTCATGATGGCTCCAAAGCCAGGCCTGGATTTCAGTCCCTTTGACTTTGCCCATTTTGGCTTCCCTGCAGACAACAACTATGGGAAAGAACGTGGTTTCCTAAAATCATCCAAGTTTGGGCGGCAGACATCCCCAAAGCTGAGAGTTGACCTGCATAGAGTTTGTATTGGGAACAAGAACATCTTCACTGTGTCTGACCTGAAGCCAGACACGCAGTACTACTTTGACATGTTTGCAGTGAACACTAACACCAACATGAGCACTGCCTATGTTGGCACCTTTGCCAGGACCAAGGAGGAGGCGAAGCAGAAAACAATCGAGCTGAAGGATGGCAAAGTTACAGATGTGTTCATCAAAAGAAAGGGAGCCAAATTTCTACGTTTTGCCCCTGTTTCATCTCACCAAAAAGTCATCTTTTCCATTCATTCCTGCCTGGATGCTGTTCAGATCCAAGTTAGGAGGGATGGAAAACTTCTCTTGTCTCAAAGTGTGGAGGGCGTGCGGCAGTTCCAGCTCCGGGGGAAAGCAAAGGCTAAATACCTTATTAGGCTGAAGGGCAGCAAGAAAGGTGCTTCTATGCTGAAGATCCTGGCTACAACGAGGCTTAACAAGCAGTcgttcccttcccttcctgaaGATACACGGATCAAAGCCTTTGACAAGCTCCGCACCTGCTCCTCGGTCACGGTGGCGTGGCTGGGCACGCAGGAGAGGAACAAATTCTGCATCTACAAGAGGGAAGTGGATGACAATTACAAcgaagagcagaagaaaagagagcagaACCAGTGCTTGGGTCCAGACACGAGGAAGAAGTCGGAAAAGGTTCTCTGTAAATACTTCCACAGCCAGAACATCCAGAAAGCAGTGACCACAGAGACAATCAGGGGCCTGCAGCCTGGCAAGTCCTACCTGCTGGATGTTTACGTGATAGGGCACGGCGGGCACTCGGTGAAATACCAGAGCAAACTGGTGAAAACAAGGAAGTTTTGTTAG
- the NDNF gene encoding protein NDNF isoform X2: MRLLRCPLLLLLLLLPLGSRPQKLPTRDEELFQMQIRDKAFFHDSSVIPDGAEISSYLFRDTPKRYFFVVEEDNTPLAVTVTPCDAPLEWKLSVQELPEEASGEGSGDPEPLEQQKQQITNEEGTELFSYKGNDVEYFVSSSSPSGLYQLDLLSTEKDTHFKVYATTTPESDQPYPELPYDPRIDVTSLGRTTVTLAWKPSPTASLLRQPIQYCIVINKEHNFKSLCAVEAKLSSDDAFMMAPKPGLDFSPFDFAHFGFPADNNYGKERGFLKSSKFGRQTSPKLRVDLHRVCIGNKNIFTVSDLKPDTQYYFDMFAVNTNTNMSTAYVGTFARTKEEAKQKTIELKDGKVTDVFIKRKGAKFLRFAPVSSHQKVIFSIHSCLDAVQIQVRRDGKLLLSQSVEGVRQFQLRGKAKAKYLIRLKGSKKGASMLKILATTRLNKQSFPSLPEDTRIKAFDKLRTCSSVTVAWLGTQERNKFCIYKREVDDNYNEEQKKREQNQCLGPDTRKKSEKVLCKYFHSQNIQKAVTTETIRGLQPGKSYLLDVYVIGHGGHSVKYQSKLVKTRKFC; the protein is encoded by the exons ATGCGCCTGCTGCGCTGcccgctgctgctcctgctgctgctgctgccgcttgGCTCCAGGCCCCAGAAGTTGCCCACCAGGGATGAGGAGCTCTTCCAGATGCAGATCCGGGACAAGGCGTTTTTCCATGACTCATCAGTCATCCCCGACGGAGCTGAAATCAGCAGCTACCTCTTCCGAGACACCCCCAAAAG GTATTTCTTTGTGGTTGAAGAGGACAACACTCCCttagcagtgacagtgacaccgTGTGATGCCCCTCTGGAGTGGAAACTGAGTGTGCAGGAGCTCCCAGAGGAAGCCAGTGGGGAAGGATCAG GTGACCCAGAGCCCCTTGAGCAACAGAAACAGCAGATTACCAATGAGGAAGGCACGGAGCTCTTCTCCTACAAAGGTAATGATGTGGAGTACTTCGTATCCTCTAGTTCCCCATCTGGGCTGTACCAGCTGGATCTGCTGTCGACAGAGAAAGACACCCATTTTAAAGTGTATGCAACCACGACTCCAGAGTCAGATCAGCCTTATCCCGAGTTACCTTATGATCCCAGAATCGATGTCACCTCTCTGGGACGTACAACGGTGACACTGGCATGGAaacccagccccacagcctcccTACTGAGACAGCCCATCCAGTACTGCATAGTCATCAACAAAGAGCACAACTTCAAAAGCCTCTGTGCTGTCGAAGCCAAGCTCAGCTCCGATGATGCCTTCATGATGGCTCCAAAGCCAGGCCTGGATTTCAGTCCCTTTGACTTTGCCCATTTTGGCTTCCCTGCAGACAACAACTATGGGAAAGAACGTGGTTTCCTAAAATCATCCAAGTTTGGGCGGCAGACATCCCCAAAGCTGAGAGTTGACCTGCATAGAGTTTGTATTGGGAACAAGAACATCTTCACTGTGTCTGACCTGAAGCCAGACACGCAGTACTACTTTGACATGTTTGCAGTGAACACTAACACCAACATGAGCACTGCCTATGTTGGCACCTTTGCCAGGACCAAGGAGGAGGCGAAGCAGAAAACAATCGAGCTGAAGGATGGCAAAGTTACAGATGTGTTCATCAAAAGAAAGGGAGCCAAATTTCTACGTTTTGCCCCTGTTTCATCTCACCAAAAAGTCATCTTTTCCATTCATTCCTGCCTGGATGCTGTTCAGATCCAAGTTAGGAGGGATGGAAAACTTCTCTTGTCTCAAAGTGTGGAGGGCGTGCGGCAGTTCCAGCTCCGGGGGAAAGCAAAGGCTAAATACCTTATTAGGCTGAAGGGCAGCAAGAAAGGTGCTTCTATGCTGAAGATCCTGGCTACAACGAGGCTTAACAAGCAGTcgttcccttcccttcctgaaGATACACGGATCAAAGCCTTTGACAAGCTCCGCACCTGCTCCTCGGTCACGGTGGCGTGGCTGGGCACGCAGGAGAGGAACAAATTCTGCATCTACAAGAGGGAAGTGGATGACAATTACAAcgaagagcagaagaaaagagagcagaACCAGTGCTTGGGTCCAGACACGAGGAAGAAGTCGGAAAAGGTTCTCTGTAAATACTTCCACAGCCAGAACATCCAGAAAGCAGTGACCACAGAGACAATCAGGGGCCTGCAGCCTGGCAAGTCCTACCTGCTGGATGTTTACGTGATAGGGCACGGCGGGCACTCGGTGAAATACCAGAGCAAACTGGTGAAAACAAGGAAGTTTTGTTAG